From the Caballeronia sp. LZ062 genome, one window contains:
- a CDS encoding 2Fe-2S iron-sulfur cluster-binding protein, producing MQHPVPQSNSTRVIPRTPARVHQTESATHAAPADVLTPPSARTSDAKANVTLTVNGRSITLSLDPRTTLLDALREHLHLTGTKKGCDHGQCGACTVHVNGRRVNACLCLAAAHDGDAVTTIEGIGEVEALHPLQAAFVECDGYQCGYCTAGQLMSAVALLDEPIGPNDEDVREAMSGNLCRCGAYQNIVAAIQSVRGNKG from the coding sequence ATGCAACACCCCGTTCCCCAATCGAACAGCACGCGCGTCATACCGCGCACACCCGCTCGCGTTCATCAAACAGAGTCCGCGACTCACGCTGCGCCCGCCGACGTGCTCACGCCGCCATCGGCCAGGACGAGCGATGCCAAGGCCAATGTCACGCTGACGGTGAACGGCCGCAGCATCACGCTATCGCTCGATCCGCGCACGACGCTGCTCGACGCGCTGCGCGAGCATCTGCATCTCACCGGCACGAAGAAAGGCTGCGATCACGGCCAATGCGGCGCATGCACGGTGCATGTGAACGGCCGCCGCGTCAACGCGTGCCTGTGCCTCGCCGCCGCGCATGACGGCGATGCGGTCACGACCATCGAAGGCATCGGCGAAGTGGAAGCGCTGCATCCGCTGCAGGCGGCTTTCGTCGAATGCGACGGCTATCAGTGCGGCTACTGCACCGCCGGGCAATTGATGTCGGCGGTGGCGCTGCTCGACGAACCCATCGGCCCGAACGACGAAGACGTGCGCGAAGCCATGAGCGGCAATCTGTGCCGCTGCGGCGCCTATCAGAACATCGTCGCGGCAATTCAGTCCGTGCGCGGCAACAAGGGCTAG